In Paenibacillus sp. FSL R7-0345, a single window of DNA contains:
- a CDS encoding VanZ family protein: protein MNQTRVMREKKTAPVKSTGQPAVSFAKLRSAGLQALFAVYIYVLFKIILFKFSPIDFRFLWHQLQRSPDTILRQLWTGNFTPLETVYNTFDSVTVTKLVNLVGNVALFIPFGIFIALLSSNRQITWFGVMLRAFGVSAVLECAQGLFSIGTFDVDDLLLNTLGGVVGYCLLRLWQAGQKARQAQSRDSGQT from the coding sequence ATGAACCAGACCAGAGTTATGCGTGAAAAAAAGACTGCTCCTGTGAAAAGCACCGGGCAGCCGGCTGTCTCTTTTGCCAAGCTCCGTTCAGCCGGACTGCAGGCCTTATTCGCCGTCTATATTTATGTACTCTTCAAAATCATCCTGTTCAAGTTCAGTCCGATCGACTTCCGTTTTCTGTGGCATCAGCTGCAGCGCAGTCCGGATACCATCTTACGCCAGCTGTGGACTGGCAACTTTACTCCGCTGGAGACGGTTTACAATACGTTTGATTCCGTTACTGTAACAAAGCTGGTAAACCTCGTCGGGAATGTCGCGTTATTTATCCCTTTTGGTATATTTATAGCGCTGCTGTCCTCTAACCGGCAGATTACCTGGTTTGGTGTAATGTTACGGGCCTTCGGAGTGAGTGCTGTGCTCGAATGTGCGCAGGGTCTGTTTTCGATCGGTACCTTTGATGTCGACGATCTGCTGCTCAACACTTTGGGCGGTGTGGTCGGCTATTGCCTGCTGAGGTTATGGCAGGCAGGCCAAAAAGCCCGGCAGGCACAATCACGTGACAGCGGGCAAACATAG
- a CDS encoding M15 family metallopeptidase, translated as MKKRVFCAVIIALLGWEVLHQYTGNDERMDRLQPAQVTNGGNSLSDLTAVSADRIYQGNLLLVNQDYPVHTEGITADVIRLAEHGELTGGYALLDNGIQLSKKVALQFSKMIGAADKDGVSQFLISSGYRDTDKQQQLYEQKGADYALPPGHSEHNLGLSLDIGSSQMEMSRAPEGRWLEANAWDYGFILRYPKDKSDITGIQYEPWHFRYVGLPHSIIMRDKQYTLEEYLEYLKQQQTISVNVQGIVYQISYYTINGSSTFIPIPAGQKYNISGNNMDGVIVTAHP; from the coding sequence ATGAAGAAGCGGGTTTTTTGTGCGGTTATAATTGCATTGCTTGGCTGGGAAGTGCTGCATCAGTATACGGGGAATGATGAGCGTATGGACAGGCTGCAGCCGGCGCAGGTTACGAATGGAGGCAACAGCCTGTCAGATTTAACCGCCGTTTCGGCAGACCGGATCTATCAGGGCAATCTGCTGCTGGTTAACCAGGATTATCCGGTACACACAGAAGGCATAACAGCGGATGTGATCCGTCTGGCAGAGCACGGGGAGCTGACCGGCGGGTACGCGCTGCTTGATAACGGCATCCAGCTATCCAAAAAAGTTGCCTTGCAATTCTCTAAAATGATAGGAGCAGCAGATAAAGATGGTGTCAGCCAGTTTCTGATCAGCAGCGGCTACCGTGATACGGACAAACAGCAGCAGCTCTATGAGCAAAAAGGAGCCGATTACGCCCTTCCGCCCGGCCACAGCGAACACAACCTCGGCTTGTCACTGGACATCGGGTCCTCGCAGATGGAGATGAGCCGTGCACCGGAAGGGCGGTGGCTGGAGGCCAACGCCTGGGACTATGGTTTTATCCTGCGTTATCCCAAGGACAAGTCGGACATCACCGGCATCCAGTATGAGCCCTGGCATTTCCGTTATGTCGGTTTGCCGCACAGCATCATTATGCGTGACAAGCAGTACACACTCGAGGAATACCTTGAGTATTTGAAGCAGCAGCAGACGATTTCGGTAAACGTGCAGGGCATCGTATATCAGATTTCCTATTATACCATTAACGGCAGCAGCACCTTCATCCCCATACCTGCAGGCCAGAAGTACAATATTTCCGGGAATAATATGGACGGTGTAATCGTGACGGCACATCCGTAA
- a CDS encoding HAMP domain-containing sensor histidine kinase yields the protein MARRFRSFRFQMIFLLTLSMLCSGILTYALYKMLQQYYTANVLAEDPLARFRYLIGNIGDLNFFLIFFIPLALVFFYLFTKPYARYFREISLQIRQLAEGNFSSRIIIPSKDEFGDIAADLNLASGKLQQAVERGDFAENSKDQLVLNLAHDLRTPLTSVLGYLDYVLKDKELSAEQVRHYTSIAYTKSRRLERLIDELFELTRMNYGMLKIDSSPLDLSELLIQLHEELYPLLDNNGLTARLELAPVMEIQGDGELLARVFENLLTNAVRYGKDGQYVDISCSAEDGQAVVRVTNYGGSILPEDLPYVFDMFYTGDRARSHQEGSTGLGLFIAKNIVEQHKGTISVNSDPLRTSFEVRLPLER from the coding sequence ATGGCTAGACGGTTTCGCAGCTTCCGCTTTCAGATGATTTTCCTGCTCACACTGAGCATGCTCTGCTCGGGCATCCTGACCTATGCGCTGTACAAAATGCTGCAGCAGTACTATACGGCCAATGTTTTGGCCGAAGACCCGCTGGCCCGCTTCCGCTATTTAATCGGCAACATCGGGGATCTTAACTTTTTCCTGATCTTTTTCATCCCCCTGGCCCTTGTTTTCTTCTATCTGTTTACGAAACCATATGCCCGTTATTTCCGGGAAATCTCGCTGCAGATCCGCCAGCTGGCCGAAGGTAATTTCAGCAGCCGGATCATCATCCCCTCCAAGGATGAATTCGGGGATATTGCTGCCGACCTGAACCTGGCCAGCGGCAAGCTGCAGCAGGCAGTGGAGCGCGGGGATTTTGCCGAGAACAGCAAGGACCAGCTGGTGCTCAATCTGGCACACGATCTGCGCACCCCGCTTACGTCTGTACTCGGATATCTCGATTATGTGCTGAAGGATAAAGAATTGTCTGCCGAGCAGGTCCGGCATTACACCTCCATCGCCTATACCAAATCACGGCGGCTGGAACGGCTGATCGATGAGCTGTTTGAGCTTACCCGGATGAACTACGGCATGCTGAAGATTGACAGCAGTCCGCTTGATCTGAGCGAGCTGCTTATCCAGCTCCATGAGGAGCTGTACCCGCTGCTTGACAACAACGGGCTGACCGCCCGGCTGGAGCTTGCTCCGGTAATGGAGATTCAAGGTGACGGAGAGCTGCTGGCCCGTGTATTCGAGAATCTGCTGACCAATGCGGTCCGTTACGGCAAAGACGGCCAGTATGTTGATATCAGCTGCAGTGCGGAAGACGGACAGGCCGTCGTCCGGGTAACGAATTATGGCGGCAGTATCCTGCCTGAGGATCTGCCCTATGTATTTGATATGTTTTATACCGGCGACCGGGCGCGTAGCCACCAGGAGGGCAGCACAGGACTTGGCCTGTTCATCGCCAAAAACATAGTCGAGCAGCACAAAGGTACAATCTCCGTAAACAGCGATCCCTTACGGACTAGCTTTGAGGTCAGATTGCCATTGGAGCGCTAA
- a CDS encoding response regulator transcription factor, which yields MKRITILIADDDADIAGLVALHLEKEGYHTVKVTDGKAAVQAVQSRHIDLAVLDIMMPGLDGHEVTRQIREQHQLPIIFLSAKTSDLDKITGLVIGADDYMTKPFNPMELVARVNAQLRRFMQLNQPQAERKPVLESGGLVIDPDRRTVELFGNNVELTPKEFDILYLLASYPKKVFSAENLFQQVWGEAYFESGNTVMVHIRTLRKKLGEEQDKNKLIKTIWGVGYTFNG from the coding sequence ATGAAACGGATAACGATTCTTATCGCCGACGACGATGCCGACATTGCCGGACTGGTAGCTCTGCATCTGGAAAAAGAGGGCTATCATACCGTCAAGGTGACCGACGGCAAAGCCGCGGTACAAGCCGTCCAGTCCCGCCATATTGACCTTGCGGTGCTCGACATTATGATGCCCGGACTGGACGGGCATGAGGTGACCCGGCAGATCAGGGAGCAGCATCAGCTCCCGATTATTTTTCTGAGTGCGAAGACCTCGGACCTCGACAAAATCACCGGGCTCGTCATCGGCGCCGATGATTATATGACCAAGCCGTTTAATCCGATGGAGCTGGTTGCCCGGGTGAACGCACAGCTGCGCCGTTTTATGCAGCTTAACCAGCCCCAGGCGGAGCGTAAACCTGTGCTGGAATCCGGAGGACTGGTTATTGACCCTGACCGCAGGACTGTGGAGCTGTTCGGCAACAATGTCGAGCTCACGCCCAAGGAATTCGACATCCTGTACCTGCTCGCCAGCTACCCTAAGAAGGTATTCAGTGCGGAGAATCTGTTTCAGCAGGTGTGGGGCGAGGCTTATTTTGAGAGCGGGAATACAGTTATGGTTCACATCCGCACCTTGCGTAAGAAGCTTGGTGAAGAACAGGACAAGAATAAACTGATCAAAACCATATGGGGAGTAGGTTATACATTCAATGGCTAG
- a CDS encoding histidine kinase gives MVGIWEFVRHQFLMPYISMDMGNYLTPVLVFVFSIILLLPLFRIMERNQQELEQKRAATSAMEAREGLAKELHDGMAQSLFLLSVRIDRLEQNQKKGTVSAENVEQLKKTVHEVNRYVRQAIASLKVPVSGSADFSLERSVQEQLGRIAGEVMIDVALDWQLQEDALSSKEQAELLSCIREAIINVRKHTRAGRVVVTGAGDHQCWKVSVADNGAGIVHEDPFQVNGSYGLQIMRERAVSMGWKLALVSGPAGTTVEIAKGGTADEPLPGDDRR, from the coding sequence ATGGTCGGGATCTGGGAGTTCGTGCGCCACCAGTTTCTGATGCCGTACATCTCGATGGATATGGGGAACTACTTAACGCCGGTGCTTGTTTTTGTATTCAGCATCATTCTGCTGCTGCCGCTGTTCCGGATTATGGAGCGCAATCAGCAGGAGCTGGAGCAGAAGCGGGCGGCAACCTCGGCCATGGAGGCCCGTGAAGGGCTGGCCAAGGAGCTGCATGATGGGATGGCGCAGTCTTTGTTTCTGTTGTCTGTGCGGATTGACCGGCTGGAGCAGAACCAGAAGAAGGGCACGGTCAGCGCAGAGAATGTAGAACAGCTCAAAAAAACAGTGCACGAGGTCAACCGCTATGTACGCCAGGCGATTGCCAGCCTGAAGGTGCCGGTCTCCGGCAGTGCGGATTTTTCGCTGGAACGTTCGGTGCAGGAGCAGCTGGGCAGAATCGCCGGTGAGGTGATGATTGACGTCGCACTGGACTGGCAGCTGCAGGAGGATGCATTGTCAAGCAAGGAACAGGCCGAGCTGCTGTCCTGCATCCGTGAGGCGATTATCAATGTGCGCAAGCATACGCGTGCCGGCCGGGTTGTCGTTACAGGTGCTGGCGATCATCAGTGCTGGAAGGTGAGCGTAGCCGATAATGGCGCCGGTATAGTGCACGAGGACCCTTTTCAGGTAAATGGAAGCTATGGTTTGCAGATTATGAGAGAACGCGCAGTCAGTATGGGCTGGAAGCTTGCGCTTGTATCAGGGCCGGCCGGAACGACAGTCGAAATTGCGAAGGGAGGAACCGCAGATGAACCGCTGCCGGGTGATGATCGTCGATGA
- a CDS encoding response regulator transcription factor translates to MNRCRVMIVDDHAHAREAMTEIVSLDERFEVIGAVGSGAEAIVMTGQWMPDLILIDIEMPGMDGLETTRRIKLEYPYVKIVIVTVSDEISYLFEALKQGAQGYLLKNLAPSTWIEYLLAIVSEEVPLSRELAFQILKEFAVTSVKEEQEALTAREKEILGCVSSGSTNKEIAATLGISEHTVKNHLKNILQKLQLQNRTQLTRYALEQGLARRERDFPRKR, encoded by the coding sequence ATGAACCGCTGCCGGGTGATGATCGTCGATGACCATGCGCATGCGCGTGAGGCCATGACCGAGATTGTGTCGCTGGATGAACGTTTTGAAGTAATCGGGGCAGTGGGAAGCGGTGCTGAGGCGATTGTCATGACCGGGCAGTGGATGCCCGACCTGATCCTGATCGATATCGAGATGCCGGGCATGGACGGGCTGGAAACCACGCGGCGCATCAAGCTGGAGTATCCGTATGTCAAGATCGTCATCGTCACCGTCTCGGATGAAATCTCTTATTTGTTCGAGGCGCTGAAGCAGGGCGCACAGGGGTATCTGCTGAAAAACCTGGCCCCGTCGACCTGGATTGAATATTTGCTGGCGATTGTCAGTGAGGAGGTTCCGCTGAGCCGGGAGCTGGCTTTTCAGATTCTGAAGGAATTTGCGGTGACCTCTGTAAAAGAGGAACAGGAAGCATTAACGGCGCGCGAGAAGGAAATACTGGGCTGTGTATCCTCCGGTTCCACAAACAAGGAGATTGCAGCCACCCTGGGGATTTCCGAGCATACGGTCAAAAATCATCTTAAGAACATTTTGCAAAAGCTGCAGCTCCAGAACCGTACACAGCTGACCCGGTATGCCCTGGAGCAGGGACTGGCCCGCCGAGAGCGGGATTTTCCGCGGAAAAGATAG
- a CDS encoding DUF1775 domain-containing protein encodes MNKLLRKLMTLAAPMAAALSLFAAVASAHVTVSPAESTTGAWETYTLKVPSEKDVATTQIDLRMPEGAEFKQYETTPGWTVTVEGNKVSWIASGDGILAGQFQRFYFTAKNPDTAGDIAWDAYQHYADGSLVQWSGEEGSESPHSITEIVQAAGGSDSHSHGGMDMGSGSMTMDEHEAIMENAESGSTSPMVYITLGISLLAFLLSAVALLRGKKE; translated from the coding sequence TTGAATAAACTGCTTCGTAAACTAATGACACTCGCTGCCCCTATGGCAGCTGCACTATCCCTGTTCGCCGCTGTAGCAAGCGCCCATGTAACCGTATCACCGGCTGAATCCACCACAGGCGCTTGGGAAACCTATACACTGAAGGTGCCATCTGAAAAAGACGTCGCTACCACGCAGATTGACCTGCGCATGCCGGAAGGTGCCGAGTTCAAACAATATGAAACGACGCCCGGCTGGACTGTAACCGTTGAAGGCAACAAAGTCAGCTGGATCGCATCCGGCGACGGCATTCTGGCCGGCCAGTTCCAGCGCTTCTACTTCACTGCCAAGAACCCCGACACCGCAGGCGACATCGCCTGGGATGCCTACCAGCACTATGCTGACGGCAGTCTGGTGCAATGGTCCGGTGAAGAAGGCAGCGAAAGTCCGCACTCGATCACTGAAATTGTCCAGGCCGCAGGCGGCAGTGACAGCCACTCCCATGGTGGAATGGACATGGGCTCCGGCTCGATGACGATGGATGAGCATGAGGCGATTATGGAAAATGCGGAGTCGGGCAGTACCTCACCGATGGTCTACATTACCCTTGGGATTTCCCTGCTGGCCTTCCTGCTGTCGGCGGTTGCGCTGCTGCGGGGGAAGAAGGAGTAG
- a CDS encoding SMI1/KNR4 family protein — translation MPEILNPNHRLPADLLEFYSLCGGAVLFEGADYDIIIVPPDQLVPANPVILGEQFEEDRTSSWYIIGDAGNSDYLTIDLATGRLGKCYESFHETHGLIGDCPVIAKSFTDLLQCLLANQGGYFYWLEDEFVSLGDGYDGVGED, via the coding sequence ATGCCGGAAATATTGAATCCGAATCACCGGCTGCCGGCAGACCTGCTGGAGTTTTATTCGTTATGCGGCGGGGCAGTTCTGTTTGAAGGAGCTGATTATGACATTATCATCGTACCGCCAGATCAGCTCGTGCCTGCCAATCCGGTCATACTAGGCGAACAATTCGAAGAGGACAGGACTTCATCCTGGTACATTATTGGAGATGCCGGGAATTCGGATTATTTAACTATAGATTTAGCAACCGGACGGCTCGGAAAGTGCTATGAAAGCTTCCATGAAACCCACGGATTAATCGGCGACTGCCCGGTAATTGCCAAGTCTTTTACGGATTTGTTGCAGTGTCTGCTTGCCAATCAGGGCGGATATTTTTATTGGCTGGAAGATGAGTTTGTCTCTTTGGGGGATGGTTACGACGGTGTGGGTGAGGACTAA
- a CDS encoding PRK06851 family protein — translation MAARILRYFAGGNTALGFFNLFESNLQGLRRIFILKGGPGTGKSSLMKAIGSEWAEQGYDIELIHCSSDKDSIDAVIIPALSVGIVDGTAPHIIEPKAPGAVEEYVNLGAAWDSRALIAQREIIGEINQRVAESYKAAYSGFAEALKIHDEWEKIYFEHMDFNKADQLTAGMLEQLFGETHLSKSAVVKHRFLGAATPAGAVDFVPNLTEGLAKRFFIKGRAGTGKSTMLKKIAAEAENRGLDTEIYHCGFDPHSLDMVIVRELGFAIFDSTSPHEYFPDREGDVIIDTYETLVASGTDERYAGPLAEVSTQYKAQMKDAIAALAEAKVHRDQLEKIYVTAMDFRVVDELTDRVRSELVEWSAVRGD, via the coding sequence ATGGCTGCAAGGATTTTAAGATATTTTGCAGGCGGTAATACAGCTCTTGGTTTCTTTAATTTGTTCGAATCGAATCTTCAGGGACTCCGGCGGATCTTTATACTGAAAGGCGGTCCTGGTACCGGAAAATCATCTCTAATGAAGGCGATTGGCTCGGAGTGGGCGGAACAGGGGTACGATATTGAGCTGATCCACTGTTCATCAGATAAGGATTCCATCGACGCGGTCATTATTCCGGCGCTAAGCGTAGGCATTGTTGACGGCACCGCACCTCATATCATTGAACCCAAGGCTCCAGGAGCGGTTGAGGAATATGTAAATTTAGGCGCGGCTTGGGATTCGAGAGCACTCATTGCCCAAAGGGAGATCATCGGCGAGATCAATCAGCGGGTTGCGGAATCCTATAAAGCTGCGTACAGCGGATTTGCGGAAGCTTTAAAGATTCATGATGAGTGGGAAAAGATTTACTTTGAGCATATGGACTTTAACAAAGCGGATCAATTAACAGCCGGGATGCTGGAGCAGCTTTTTGGTGAAACGCACCTTTCCAAAAGCGCTGTCGTTAAGCACCGGTTCCTGGGAGCAGCGACACCTGCCGGGGCGGTTGATTTTGTACCTAATTTGACCGAAGGGCTGGCGAAACGGTTTTTCATCAAGGGCCGGGCCGGAACAGGCAAATCCACCATGCTCAAAAAGATTGCAGCCGAAGCGGAGAACCGCGGCCTCGATACGGAAATCTATCATTGCGGCTTCGATCCCCATAGTCTGGATATGGTTATTGTGCGTGAGCTTGGTTTTGCGATCTTCGACAGCACGAGTCCGCATGAATATTTTCCGGACCGTGAAGGAGACGTAATCATTGATACGTACGAAACCCTTGTCGCATCAGGAACAGATGAGCGTTATGCCGGACCGCTGGCCGAAGTAAGCACACAATATAAAGCCCAAATGAAGGATGCAATAGCCGCCCTGGCCGAGGCGAAGGTACACCGGGATCAATTAGAAAAGATTTATGTCACAGCCATGGATTTCCGTGTGGTGGATGAGCTGACGGACCGTGTGCGTAGTGAGCTGGTGGAGTGGAGCGCTGTCCGGGGAGATTGA
- a CDS encoding DUF4440 domain-containing protein, translating to METKNVDLIRRELLTLEEKLLTGEIRTSVEELTTLLAEEFFEIGSSGKVWRLKDGIGINGIGVVKMHLSDFDIHPLSENIVLTTYKIFNEEKEQHSLHSSIWKYENSKWRMVFHQGTPSAEEKKRGEARLF from the coding sequence ATGGAGACGAAAAACGTTGATTTGATCCGAAGAGAACTATTAACACTTGAAGAAAAGTTACTAACAGGGGAGATACGTACTTCAGTAGAAGAACTCACAACTTTGCTTGCAGAGGAGTTCTTCGAAATTGGAAGTTCGGGTAAAGTGTGGCGCCTAAAAGACGGGATCGGCATAAATGGAATAGGTGTTGTTAAGATGCATCTAAGTGATTTTGATATTCACCCATTATCTGAAAATATAGTTCTAACAACGTATAAAATATTCAATGAAGAAAAAGAACAACATTCACTACATAGTTCAATATGGAAATATGAAAATTCTAAATGGCGAATGGTATTTCATCAAGGCACACCAAGCGCTGAAGAGAAGAAGCGAGGGGAAGCACGCCTATTTTAA
- a CDS encoding CotH kinase family protein has translation MKARGKPFLLMVCCLLLAAALAGCQPDNNTAADTQDRVVSNDEQSLDTDVFPKDKVVDVRITIDPDDFQDMLDNASAEEYKAASVEYNGIKMDNIGIRTKGNLSLRSVVQMSDSDRYSFKISFDEYVNQNLFGITKINLNNNYSDASYMREFLTYELAESMGLPTPKYSFVNIYVNDELKGFYLAVEQIGDAYLERNFGNSYGALYKGVMTGQGSDLTWLGDDASLYTGLEMKSEKSNDDILVDMLNELNNGTDYEKYINVDAALGYIALNAVTGNMDSYLGSNKQNYYLYEDDGVFSILPWDYNMAFGGMGGSDVLIDEPTQGALAERPLVAKLLANDEYKAKYHAIIQQMIDGYLQDDTFQARMDELDAMISSYVKADPSAFYTFEQYESGVQSVKTFMSTMAASVSGQLDGTIAASGDGSGSGMGGFGGGMGGGAGMGGAGGFGGAPGGGAAGGQAAAQGNGAATQGQVPAQGQSAADGLAAQGNGAAAQGDAAQRQSGGEPTAAQGNGAAAQGDAAQGQGWPAGQYGGQGGAPGAMGGPALPEGGNGPGGDMAGGFGGGGFGGGGMGGGFGGGDFGGAPGNAQQQGSTSEAITTGVAIVVLLLAAAFVTFYKRKRL, from the coding sequence ATGAAAGCAAGAGGTAAGCCGTTCCTCCTGATGGTGTGCTGCCTGCTGCTGGCTGCCGCTCTGGCCGGGTGTCAGCCGGATAATAATACTGCGGCAGACACCCAGGATCGGGTAGTATCGAACGACGAGCAAAGTCTGGATACGGATGTGTTCCCGAAGGACAAGGTTGTCGATGTTCGTATCACCATTGACCCGGACGATTTCCAGGACATGCTGGACAATGCCAGCGCCGAGGAATACAAAGCAGCATCGGTTGAATATAACGGGATCAAAATGGACAATATCGGTATCCGGACCAAAGGTAACCTAAGCCTGCGCAGTGTCGTGCAGATGAGCGATTCGGACCGTTACAGCTTCAAGATTTCTTTTGACGAGTATGTGAATCAGAATCTGTTCGGGATTACCAAGATCAATCTCAACAACAATTACAGTGACGCTTCCTATATGCGGGAGTTCCTCACCTATGAGCTAGCCGAATCCATGGGCCTGCCGACGCCAAAATACTCCTTCGTTAACATTTATGTCAACGATGAGCTGAAGGGCTTCTATCTCGCGGTGGAACAGATCGGTGATGCTTATCTGGAACGCAACTTTGGCAACTCCTACGGCGCACTGTATAAAGGGGTTATGACCGGCCAAGGCAGCGATCTGACCTGGCTCGGTGACGATGCTTCCCTCTATACCGGACTTGAGATGAAGTCGGAGAAATCGAACGATGATATTCTGGTCGACATGCTAAATGAGCTGAATAACGGCACCGACTATGAAAAATACATCAACGTCGATGCCGCGCTCGGCTACATTGCCCTAAATGCCGTAACCGGCAATATGGACAGCTATCTCGGCAGCAACAAGCAGAACTATTACCTGTACGAGGATGACGGCGTCTTCTCGATCCTGCCGTGGGACTACAACATGGCCTTCGGCGGCATGGGCGGCTCTGACGTCCTGATTGACGAGCCGACCCAAGGCGCACTCGCCGAGCGTCCGCTGGTTGCGAAGCTATTAGCAAATGACGAGTACAAGGCAAAATATCATGCGATTATCCAGCAGATGATTGACGGTTACCTGCAGGACGACACCTTCCAGGCCCGGATGGATGAGCTTGATGCCATGATCTCCAGCTATGTGAAGGCTGACCCTTCCGCCTTCTATACCTTTGAGCAATATGAGAGCGGCGTCCAGTCCGTGAAGACCTTCATGTCGACGATGGCCGCGAGTGTCTCCGGCCAGCTCGACGGCACCATCGCCGCAAGCGGCGACGGCTCCGGCAGCGGCATGGGCGGCTTTGGCGGCGGCATGGGCGGCGGCGCAGGTATGGGCGGTGCCGGCGGGTTTGGCGGCGCGCCGGGTGGCGGTGCGGCTGGCGGGCAGGCGGCCGCGCAGGGCAACGGCGCGGCAACGCAGGGCCAGGTGCCGGCGCAAGGGCAGAGCGCCGCTGACGGGCTGGCGGCGCAGGGCAATGGCGCGGCGGCTCAAGGCGATGCCGCGCAAAGACAGAGCGGCGGCGAGCCGACGGCCGCGCAGGGCAACGGCGCGGCGGCTCAAGGCGATGCCGCGCAAGGGCAAGGCTGGCCGGCCGGACAGTACGGCGGCCAGGGCGGAGCGCCGGGCGCCATGGGCGGCCCGGCACTCCCTGAGGGCGGCAACGGCCCCGGCGGGGACATGGCCGGCGGCTTTGGCGGTGGTGGCTTCGGCGGAGGCGGCATGGGCGGCGGCTTTGGTGGCGGCGACTTCGGCGGCGCACCAGGCAACGCCCAGCAGCAAGGCAGCACCAGTGAAGCCATCACAACTGGCGTTGCGATTGTTGTGCTCCTCCTCGCTGCAGCGTTCGTTACATTTTATAAGCGGAAGCGGCTGTAG
- a CDS encoding DUF4956 domain-containing protein, which yields MSFVSTLAAAGTTAAQANDTATTFSDMIKNSVVDNFVSDISISKILITLGVAFLIGFFIYLLYKRVFSGVLYSKSFNVSLMGMTMITATVIIAINSNLVLSLGMVGALSIVRFRTPIKDPTDLIFLFWAAVAGIVTGAGFFTLAIVGSVIIGLILFLFIKRSSVETPYLLVINCEGDDSEREVHSHLNKSVKRYNVKQKTVTKGNIELTLELRLDDKEGGFVNTVSDITGVKNALLISYSGDYVS from the coding sequence ATGAGCTTTGTATCTACTCTGGCTGCTGCGGGAACAACGGCGGCGCAAGCCAACGACACAGCAACAACCTTTTCGGATATGATCAAAAATTCGGTAGTGGACAATTTTGTATCAGACATCAGCATCTCCAAAATCCTGATCACTCTCGGAGTTGCTTTTCTGATCGGCTTCTTTATTTACCTGCTTTATAAGCGGGTGTTCAGCGGAGTGCTCTATTCCAAAAGCTTCAACGTTTCGCTCATGGGCATGACCATGATCACCGCTACCGTCATTATTGCGATTAACTCGAACCTGGTGCTGTCACTTGGTATGGTCGGCGCCCTGTCCATTGTCCGGTTCAGAACGCCGATCAAAGATCCGACGGACCTGATCTTCCTGTTCTGGGCTGCGGTGGCGGGGATTGTGACCGGGGCGGGCTTTTTCACGCTGGCTATTGTCGGCTCGGTCATTATCGGCCTCATTCTGTTCCTGTTCATTAAACGCTCATCCGTGGAAACTCCGTACCTGCTGGTTATTAACTGCGAAGGTGATGACAGCGAACGCGAGGTGCACAGCCATCTGAACAAATCCGTGAAGCGCTACAACGTGAAGCAAAAAACCGTTACTAAAGGCAATATTGAGCTGACGCTGGAGCTTCGGCTGGACGACAAGGAAGGCGGCTTCGTCAACACTGTCTCTGATATTACCGGTGTCAAAAATGCCCTGCTGATCAGTTACAGCGGCGACTACGTATCCTGA